The region cttttgttatttattacTGTGCTATGTTTACCAGCTGTTTAGTGTTTGTTCAACGGTAATAATGCCTAATACTTGTTTGTTATCAATGTCGCATTGTCGCTCCGAAGGCTGTCTGTCAGATTCCGTATAAATTCCATGTTCGTGGGCGTCAACAAACAAAGTGAAAAATAACCGCCGCATATCGACTTTGGGATACTCTTTCGGGTTGAAACTTTTCCGTGGTGTTATCTTTGAAAAGATAAATCTCTGCAGTTGCGTTCGGGTTAAGTAACTGCCAGCTTGAGATAAACTTATTTCTTATCACCAAGTGGGAGGAAAACACGTCTATCAAAGTTGGAAAATTTCGCCAACACAGCAGAATAGAGACCGAGCGGAAACGCAGTTTATAGCTGCGATACGGAGTTTGAACAAAAAAACCGACAACGTAAACAATTAACTACACCACATTTATAAATGagatacatgtatgtatgtatgtatatgtgtatctGCGATAAGGGCATAAGCACACTCATTGAACTGAAACATAATTCCGCGACTTCACCGAAAACCGCGACCCACTACCCAAAGCTGCTTAGCCACTCTACCTCTACCTGGCAGTGcgaatgtatctgtatctgtaccTGAGTCACCTCCCGAAACGCACCCTTCGCCTCAGAACCACCTCAGCACCTGTTGATCAACCGGCCTTTGTTCTTGCAGGTAGTTAGTTAGCTTTCGGCAGCCAAACAGCCACCACGGACGTCGACGGGGACGGGAACAGCTTGCACGGCTTCCACTTGCGATCCCAGCTCCTCCTACGCCTGGGCCAGTCGTCGATGAGAGAGAGAGCTCCCCGGGGAGCGGCCAGAACGCGAAAGATGAGCAACAACTACAATGATGTGCCCCTGGGCATCCGGCTGGTGCAGCGGCTCTCGCGCCACTGCTGCACCCGTTTCCATGCCCGCCGTGATTTGCTGTGAGTATGGTCCTCCAAAACACCCTAGAAACTGAATAAACGGGGGTTTCCCCAAACAGCTAAAGCCATTAAGTCCATGACTTATTCTGGTTTATTGATAAATAACTAATAGCTTATCTAATACTCTTCCAGCTACAAAATGTCCGTGTTCGTTCTAACCTTCTTGGCGTATGCCTGCTATCATATGTCCCGCAAGCCCATATCTGTTGTCAAATCGGTGCTACAAGGGAACTGTTCCACCATTCAGGTGGCCAAAGGCCAGGAGTGTGGCTACGCTCCTTTTGGTAAGATGGCTCTCAACTCTTAATGAAGTATAGTGATTGTAATCCTCTGTATCTCCCCTCAGATGGACCCGATGCCACCACCCTGTTTGGCATGCTGGATTCAGCCTTCCTCTTCACCTACGCCATTGCCATGTTCGGCTCGGGATTCGTGGCTGAGCGGGTTTCCCTGCGCTACTTCCTGTCCATGGGAATGATCCTAACCGGAGTGTTCACCTACATGTTTGGTGTCGCCAGCACCTCAAACGTACACAGCCTGTGGTACTTCATTGCCGCCCAAATCGGAGCCGGCATCTTCCAGACCACCGGATGGCCGGGTGTTGTGGCGCTGGTGGGTCGTTGGTTTGGAAAGTCCAAGCGAGGCCTAATCTTCGGCATTTGGAACAGTCATACGTCGATTGGAAACATACTGGGAACCCTGATCGCGGCGCACTACGTGGAAAGCGACTGGGCACTCTCGTTCGTAGTGCCCGGCATCATCATTGCTGCCGTGGGCTTCCTGCTCTTCCTTTTCCTGGTGGACCAGCCGGAGATCGTTGGCATTTATCCGGAGGCGGGACAGCATGAGCGCCGCGTGGCCAACGAGTCGGACGAGGAGCACGACGACGAGGAACAGGTGCGCCACCAAGATGCGGTAAGTATCGGTGCCAGTTCTCAATCCCGGCACTCTTAGCTTCTGCCTCCGCGCCCCCCTTCTTTGCAATTTTAATCCCCAAATAATCCTCGCATTTTCCCGGCCGTAGTGTGTGGTCAGTACGGGGCACGGCTACTCACAAATCGTAAGTGCTATCATATCTGTTTGGTTTTGGAGGTTGCTGTCCAGTCCCTGCTTTTGTAATATTCGCGCTTCCACACCTGCCCCTGGGTTTTGGAAAGAAAATCTCACTTGTTTCTTTTCCTACAGGAGATCAACTACCGATCACCGCCCACCGAGCGCACTCCCATCCTGGCCCGTCCCCAACAGCCGAGTCACACCCGCGGTCGGGGCCGGCCAATCAGCCTGACAGATGCCCTCTACATACCCGGCGTGGTGGAGTTCTCCCTCTGCCTTTTCTTCACCAAACTGGTCAGCTACACCTTCATGTACTGGCTGCCGTTGTACATTCAGTCTTCCAGTGAGTAGTGAATGAGCTTCAAGCCTTGGATTATTATAATCCTATAACCATTTTTTATGCAGGCACACTGGGACCTGAACTCTCGGCGGATTTGTCCACCCTCTTCGACGTGGGAGGCATTCTGGGGGCCATTGCTGCGGGATATCTGTCCGACGTGAGTGGAATGTCGGCCACCGTTTGTACGGGCATGCTGTTCATAGCCTCTCCCATTGTAAGTACCCCCGGTATTGAGCAGATAATTCGTGATACTGACGCACGTTTGTGTTTTCCCAGCTGCTGCTCTACCAACAGTACGGAGCATTGTCGGTGACGTTCAGCGTGGTGCTACTGATTGTGGTCGGCATCTTTGTGAATGGGCCCTACGCCCTGATTACAACATCGGTGAGCGCGGAACTGGGCCAGCACAGCTCTCTGGAGGGTAATTCCCACGCCCTGGCCACCGTCACGGCAATAATCGATGGCACGGGATCGATTGGAGCTGCTGTGGGTCCCCTGCTGGCCGGTCTCATCTCCTCCACAGGGTGGCAGAACGTCTTCCACATGCTCATCGTGGCTGACATCATTGCCATGGTGCTTCTGGGCCGGCTGGTCGTCAAGGAGTGCGCCTCCCTGCGCCGATCCTCGCATCGGATTCGGATTGAATAGCAGGACGCCGAAGTGGCTACGCCCGTTGACACGGATGTGGTTTGACCctatttattcttttattaaCTCTTCGTTCTGTGTACATAGCATGGTATTTGTATAGCCCTCGTACATATAGAGGCCGTTTGTGTTTCCATTCGAGAGCATATCAGAGAGTGGTTCTGATCCTAGTTTTAAACGATAGCAACATCAGCACCTGacgttattttttaatggaatgTTTACCATCATCCTAGGCTATCTAACCATCGAGTTTACAGTTTTTGATATATTACCTACATAAATATAGACacctatatatattttgtaatcCTGTGTGAGCGCGCGTGTGTCCAGAGTCTCCTCGTTTTAAGTGCCGAACTATCATTAGTTATAGCGTAACTCTACTGCTATGTAAATACACTTTATCGTACACTTTTGGTACCAAATAAAATCGGATTTGGCTGCCCCGTTCCCGGCAGTCCTGTTTCTGACTCCGTTTCCTTTTCCTGGGTGGGCGGGGAGGAGTGCCTCATTCCGCAAGGCTTTCGTTGGATGACGAGTCGGAATCCCTTCCGTTTCGTCGCCTGAAACTTTCAGCAGCTATCTTCTTGAGGAAATGTACGGTGGCGGCGTCATTCTGGTTGACCAGCTTCGACAGGAGACCGTCCTTGCGCTGCAGGAGTGTGTGGGGTGCTCCGAACTCCACGATCCGCCCGGCATCCATCACCAGGACGCTGTCGTTGTCCATCACCGTGTGCAGCCTGTGAGCAATGGTGAGGACTGTGCATTCGGCGAACTTGGTTTGAATGGTTTCCTGGATCAGGATATCAGTTCTGGAAAGGAATACCAGTTAGCTTAACCAAGTTGTGGATACAACAAGACACCAACTCACTCTGTGTCCACGTTAGCAGTGGCTTCGTCCATTACCAGAACCCGATTCTGGCGCAGAATGGCCCGGGCGAGGCACACCAGTTGCCTCTGGCCCATGCTGAAGTTGGAGCCCCCGTCCTGCAGATGACACGACAGCCCTCCCTCCAGACTGGCCACATGCTTCTTCAGCTTCACATCCTCCAGAGCACTCCACAGGGACTCATCGCTCTTTTCGAAAAAGGGATCCAGGTTGAACCTTAGGGTTCCCGAAAAGAGCACCGGGTCCTGGGGTATAATTGAGATTCTGCTACGCAGGTCATGCAGACCCAGCTGGCCTATATCCTGGCCATCGATTTCGATGGTTCCTTCGTTGAGAGCCAGGCGGAAAAGCGCCTGGATGATTGAGGACTTGCCGGCACCAGTGCGACCCACAATGCCAATCTTCTCCATTGGCTGGGACTCGAAATTCAAGCCCCTGAGAATAAGCGCGTCCCCTGGAGCGTAACGCATGCGAAGATCCCGGAAACGAAGATGCCCTGCTTGTGGCCAGTCCGCAGACAGCTTGACACTCTTGGGACTCTCCAGCGGCGGCTCCGATGGCATCTGGGCGTACTCCAGAACCCGCTCCACGCTGGTCATGTTGTTCTCCATCTCCGCCGTCTGGCGCATGCCCCACTGGCACATTATCACCAAGGTCATGGACTGGGTGATGGCCAGACCCACGTCACCGCTGTAGAAGCTCTGGTCGATCACCAGGAAGCTGAAGGTCACCGCCAGGATGTACACCACACAGATCAGATCCGTCCAAAAGGAAAAGGCCCGATTGGCGCTCACGTAGAGGAACAAGGCCGAGGAGTTGGTGTTCTGGTGGCCATGGAAGGTCTGCTCCAGCTGCGGCTCAGCATCCATGGAACGGATGGTGGTGTGGCCATGGAAGGTCTGGTTCGTGTGGGAGTAAATGGGACTCCGCGCTGTGGGAAAATGGGCCAATTAGTTGAATCCTTTCCAGAAGTATAAGAAACTTACTCAAGCTCTCAATCCTCTTCAGACTTCGACTGGCTCCAATGTACATAGCCCGGCAAAAGTAGAGTAG is a window of Drosophila bipectinata strain 14024-0381.07 chromosome 2R, DbipHiC1v2, whole genome shotgun sequence DNA encoding:
- the MFS16 gene encoding glucose-6-phosphate exchanger SLC37A2 — encoded protein: MRERAPRGAARTRKMSNNYNDVPLGIRLVQRLSRHCCTRFHARRDLLYKMSVFVLTFLAYACYHMSRKPISVVKSVLQGNCSTIQVAKGQECGYAPFDGPDATTLFGMLDSAFLFTYAIAMFGSGFVAERVSLRYFLSMGMILTGVFTYMFGVASTSNVHSLWYFIAAQIGAGIFQTTGWPGVVALVGRWFGKSKRGLIFGIWNSHTSIGNILGTLIAAHYVESDWALSFVVPGIIIAAVGFLLFLFLVDQPEIVGIYPEAGQHERRVANESDEEHDDEEQVRHQDAEINYRSPPTERTPILARPQQPSHTRGRGRPISLTDALYIPGVVEFSLCLFFTKLVSYTFMYWLPLYIQSSSTLGPELSADLSTLFDVGGILGAIAAGYLSDVSGMSATVCTGMLFIASPILLLYQQYGALSVTFSVVLLIVVGIFVNGPYALITTSVSAELGQHSSLEGNSHALATVTAIIDGTGSIGAAVGPLLAGLISSTGWQNVFHMLIVADIIAMVLLGRLVVKECASLRRSSHRIRIE